In Nerophis ophidion isolate RoL-2023_Sa linkage group LG02, RoL_Noph_v1.0, whole genome shotgun sequence, one DNA window encodes the following:
- the kifbp gene encoding KIF-binding protein — protein sequence MASHSSDEWKTICDKFNNAQNLTDVESRNDPENDPFRSKYKARDLLREIQCSLKSFEAGEGEEDSGADGGDQRPSEQPVDGLLEDLFQRGLDGDSPAGLATAKLAAVEYYLGVNHVDTEELAAGQEHLMNCMKLLERCRVTTDNVSLCIHFRNQLGILWAGRDETEKAQEFLETAESIYMRYMKEDGSPPTDLKEYFTNNEKMLTHQEKSKKFELAYTHTTYYLAQVYKNLGQTERAANYCHSTLQRQLQLNQFSPMEWALNAATLSQYYITKGCYMEGRHCLSAATVISALAGDAPSEAAAQESEIESERRDQLRQKRADIARCWIKYCLNLLQDAKKVLQDNIGELDSDLQEDIKRKRRLEEEEEEKIRKSALRFGSEDTFDSIASLEEKVSCLLPVDFTEARNVFLVGQNYVTQAKEYFQMDGFVTDHIEILQDHSALFRALAFFEEDVERRCKMHKRRVDMLETICIELNAQYYLMVRRQLMFELAEIYNEMMDLKLTLANRQADTQSLDNHTIKKFNHLCSASAKYYQMFLDSLCSPDGKFPEHLEEEVLRPTLMARFRLARLHSRLICSIPLTQLDNLNKSLENYKYVVQYCETHPDAGTTIETELELSKEMAGLLPLKINRLKARMAAN from the exons ATGGCTTCTCACAGCAGCGACGAGTGGAAAACAATCTGCGATAAATTCAACAACGCCCAAAACCTCACTGATGTCGAATCCAGAAATGACCCTGAAAACGACCCATTTCGGTCCAAGTACAAAGCCAGGGACCTCCTTAGAGAGATCCAATGTTCACTGAAGAGCTTTGAGGCCGGCGAGGGAGAGGAAGACAGCGGGGCGGACGGCGGCGACCAGCGGCCGAGCGAGCAGCCTGTGGACGGCCTGTTGGAGGATTTGTTCCAGCGGGGCCTCGACGGGGACTCGCCGGCCGGCCTGGCGACTGCAAAGCTCGCCGCGGTGGAGTATTACCTGGGCGTCAACCATGTTGACACGGAGGAGCTGGCAGCAGGACAAGAACATCTAATGAACTGCATGAAACTACTGGAGAGATGCCGAGTGACCACCGACAATGTGTCGTTATGCATCCATTTCCGG AACCAGCTGGGCATCCTTTGGGCAGGCCGGGATGAAACAGAGAAGGCTCAGGAATTCTTGGAAACAGCCGAATCCATCTATATGCGCTATATGAAGGAG GATGGAAGTCCTCCTACTGATCTGAAGGAATATTTTACAAACAATGAGAAGATGCTGACACACCAGGAAAAAAGCAAAAA GTTTGAGCTAGCCTACACCCACACTACGTATTACCTCGCTCAGGTCTATAAAAACCTTG GTCAAACTGAGCGTGCTGCCAACTACTGCCACAGCACCCTGCAAAGACAACTGCAATTAAATCAGTTCAGTCCAATGGAGTGGGCTCTAAACGCCGCAACGCTGTCACAATACTACATTACAAAG GGGTGCTACATGGAGGGCAGACACTGCCTCTCAGCAGCCACCGTTATATCAGCTTTGGCAGGAGACGCTCCCTCAGAGGCTGCTGCGCAGGAAA GTGAGATAGAGAGCGAGCGACGCGATCAGCTGCGACAAAAGAGAGCTGACATAGCAAGATGCTGGATCAAATACTGTCTCAACCTCCTTCAGGACGCTAAGAAAGTTCTCCAG GACAACATCGGGGAGCTGGATTCGGATCTTCAGGAAGACATAAAGAGGAAAAGGAGgcttgaggaggaggaggaagaaaaaaTCAGGAAGAGCGCGCTTAGGTTTGGCTCTGAGGACACGTTTGACTCCATTGCCAGTCTGGAGGAGAAG GTGAGCTGTTTGCTCCCGGTGGACTTCACAGAAGCCAGAAATGTATTTCTTGTGGGACAAAACTACGTCACACAG GCTAAGGAGTACTTTCAGATGGACGGCTTTGTGACGGATCACATTGAGATCCTGCAGGATCACAGCGCTCTCTTCAGAGCTTTGGCCTTCTTTGAAGAAGACGTTGAGCGGCGCTGCAAGATGCACAAACGACGTGTTGACATGCTGGAGACCATCTGCATCG AGCTGAATGCCCAGTACTACCTCATGGTGCGCAGACAGCTAATGTTTGAGTTGGCCGAGATCTACAACGAAATGATGGACTTGAAACTGACGCTGGCCAACAGACAAGCTGATACACAGTCTTTGGACAACCACACCATAAAGAAATTCAACCACCTCTGTTCTGCATCTGCTAA GTACTAccagatgtttctggattctcTGTGCTCTCCAGATGGGAAGTTTCCCGAGCACCTAGAGGAGGAGGTGCTCAGACCAACCCTGATGGCTCGCTTCAGGCTGGCCCGTCTGCACAGCCGCCTGATCTGCTCTATTCCCCTTACACAGCTGGACAACCTCAACAAGTCACTGGAAAACTACAA